A genomic segment from Chloroflexi bacterium ADurb.Bin180 encodes:
- a CDS encoding NAD synthase, with the protein MRQSTTDTVRRQLEAAALGPLLLGKWDRLCALLERYGSVVVAYSGGVDSALLAYAAHTVLGDRMLAVTIESPLESEEARQNALAVAQEAGFPHRVLPMAMLENPKIRDNSPERCYHCKKAILAALQTIAGEEGFAVIVEGQNVDDARVYRPGRRAVIDCGAKSPLVESDLGKLEIRALAQALLLTVWNRPSAPCLATRFPYWTELSAEALMRVAKAESYLHALGLATVRVRVDGGAARIEVPVTQMELILAHRKDVVQYLSELHFDYVTLDLAGYRSGSRDEGLGK; encoded by the coding sequence ATGCGCCAGAGCACAACTGACACAGTCAGAAGACAACTGGAGGCAGCAGCGCTCGGTCCGTTACTGCTGGGCAAATGGGACCGGCTCTGCGCCCTCCTGGAGCGCTATGGCTCCGTCGTAGTCGCCTACTCGGGAGGGGTTGATAGCGCTCTCCTGGCCTATGCCGCTCACACCGTGCTCGGTGACCGCATGTTAGCGGTGACGATTGAGTCACCCCTCGAATCCGAAGAAGCACGCCAGAATGCGCTGGCTGTTGCGCAAGAGGCTGGGTTCCCCCATCGGGTTTTGCCCATGGCGATGCTGGAGAATCCCAAGATACGCGACAACTCCCCTGAGCGCTGCTATCACTGCAAGAAGGCCATCCTCGCCGCACTGCAGACGATTGCGGGGGAAGAAGGCTTCGCCGTCATTGTCGAAGGGCAAAACGTTGATGATGCTCGAGTCTACCGGCCTGGCCGACGGGCAGTGATCGACTGCGGAGCCAAGAGCCCGCTTGTGGAGAGCGACCTGGGCAAGCTCGAGATCAGAGCGCTGGCGCAAGCACTGCTCCTGACGGTCTGGAACCGGCCAAGCGCCCCCTGCCTCGCTACCCGGTTCCCCTACTGGACTGAACTGAGCGCCGAAGCCCTGATGAGGGTGGCGAAAGCAGAGAGCTATCTCCACGCGCTGGGCCTGGCCACAGTCCGCGTTCGTGTCGATGGGGGCGCGGCGCGCATCGAGGTGCCGGTCACGCAGATGGAGCTGATCCTGGCTCACCGCAAAGATGTCGTGCAGTACCTGTCCG